From one Humulus lupulus chromosome 8, drHumLupu1.1, whole genome shotgun sequence genomic stretch:
- the LOC133797151 gene encoding uncharacterized protein LOC133797151 isoform X1 — protein sequence MASNFSHLLLLLNTLALFTVNPCLGSEFGDEFTIGSLDIDAFRGDYTPPSPPPPAPPPHPPSLTCEEDLKGVGSLNTLCELNSSLSFEDDVYIEGKGSLHILPGVNLSCPLPGCSIWVNVSEEFILGRGSAIVAGLVSVNALNANLAEGSLINVTGLAGEPPEQTSGTPHGLQGSGGGHGGRGASCVSDNTKLPDDVWGGDTYSWTSLEHPDSYGSRGGTTSKEVKYGGEGGGRIWLEVNVTIDVSGSLLAEGGEGGMKGGGGSGGSIFIKAYRMTGSGRISAAGGNGFAGGGGGRVSINVFSRHDTTQFLIHGGRSLGCPENSGGAGTYYDAVPRILIVSNHNKTTQTDTLLMDFPKQPLWTNVYIQNHAKALVPLFWSRVQVQGQIRLTCGATLSFGLAHYSSSAFELMAEELLMSDSVVKIFGALRMIVKMNLMWNSEMVIDGGNDTIVATSLLEASNLVVLKESSRIRSNANLGVHGQGFLNLSGPGNLIEAQRLILSLFYSVNVDSGSLLRGPLESADSKLETPRLYCNLPDCPIELIYPPEDCNVNSTLAFTIQICRVEQVVVEGTITGSIIHFHWVRAITIPSSGVISASGLGCTNGVGQGKIFENGLSGGGGHGGKGGNGYYNGNFIEGGVAYGNAGLPCELGSGSGNVSLAGATTGGGIIVMGSMERSLLSFSVDGSLKADGESFGEDLKKQNSGPISKLGPGGGSGGTILLFVQTLALGDSSTISTVGGHGSPYGGGGGGGGRIHFHWSEIPVGDAYLPIAYVKGRILTEGGFGRGRGHSGQNGTVTGKACPRGLYGIFCEECPIGTFKNVSGSDRALCYDCPSYELPHRAVYVTVRGGVTDTPCPYKCTDDRYHMPRCYTALEEVVYTFGGPWLFGFILLGILILLALVLSVARMKYVSGDEVPAIVPTRHGSQIDHSFPFLESLNEVLETHRNEESRNHVHRMYFLGPNTFSEPWHLTHSPPQQVKEIVHEDAFNRFVDEINGLAAYQWWEGSIFSTLSILAYPLAWLWLQRCRKSKLQQLREYVRSEYDHSCLRSCRSRALYEGLKVAATSDLMLAYIDFFLGGDEKRVDLPLRLHQRIPVSLVFGGDGSYMAPFSIQSDNILTSLMSQSIPPTIWYRLVAGLNAQLRLVRRGHLKVTFSHVISWLETHANPTLKAYGVHVDLAWFQPTASEYRQFGLVIAAAEKEDVLAAQENQHISLLPGQEGVPRFDRDDQLDNLSGNEHFMTHKRFFGGILQTKNLTPLEEKTSIFYPFSFIIYNTKPVGHQDLVGLVISILLLGDFSLVFLTLLQQYSISLLNFFFVLFILPLGLLFPFPAGISALFSQGPRRSAGLARLYALWNVTSMINVVVAFICGLLHYTAHSSKKRPDFQSWSFSMDESEWWVLPSGLAVCKIIQARLIDRHVANQEIQDHYLYSNDPDVFWQS from the exons ATGGCTTCAAATTTCtcacatcttcttcttcttctcaataCCTTGGCACTTTTCACTGTAAACCCTTGTCTGGGTTCGGAATTTGGCGATGAATTCACCATCGGCAGCTTGGATATCGACGCGTTTCGGGGAGATTACACACCGCCATCGCCTCCTCCACCAGCACCGCCGCCACACCCTCCGTCGCTCACATGCGAGGAGGATCTCAAAGGAGTTGGGTCGCTTAACACCTTGTGCGAGCTTAATTCAAGCCTGAGCTTCGAAGACGATGTCTATATAGAGGGGAAAGGTAGTTTGCATATACTTCCGGGAGTAAATTTGAGTTGCCCTTTGCCCGGTTGCTCGATTTGGGTTAATGTAAGTGAAGAATTTATTTTGGGTCGGGGTTCGGCGATTGTGGCTGGGTTGGTGTCTGTGAATGCCTTAAACGCAAATTTAGCTGAGGGGTCTTTGATTAACGTCACGGGTTTAGCTGGAGAGCCACCGGAGCAGACCAGTGGTACGCCGCATGGTCTCCAAGGTTCTGGTGGTGGCCATGGCGGGAGAGGAGCTAGCTGTGTGAGTGACAATACGAAGCTTCCTGATGATGTATGGGGCGGCGACACTTACTCGTGGACGTCATTAGAGCACCCGGATAGTTATGGAAGCAGGGGAGGCACGACTAGTAAAGAGGTCAAGTATGGCGGAGAAGGAGGTGGGAGGATTTGGCTGGAGGTGAATGTCACCATCGATGTTTCCGGGAGTCTCTTGGCGGAGGGAGGTGAGGGTGGCATGAAGGGTGGAGGAGGCTCTGGTGGCAGCATTTTTATCAAAGCTTATAGAAT GACTGGAAGTGGCAGGATAAGTGCAGCTGGGGGTAATGGATTTGCTGGAGGTGGAGGTGGAAGAGTTTCGATCAATGTTTTCAGCAGGCATGATACTACACAATTCCTAATACATG GAGGAAGGAGTTTAGGCTGTCCTGAAAACTCAGGTGGTGCAGGGACTTATTATGATGCTGTGCCTCGAATTCTTATAGTTAGCAATCACAACAAGACCACACAGACTGACACGCTTCTGATGGATTTTCCTAAGCAGCCACTTTGGACAAATGTTTATATTCAAAATCATGCCAAGGCTTTGGTTCCTCTATTCTGGAGCCGTGTTCAG GTTCAAGGACAAATTCGTTTGACATGTGGCGCAACTTTGAGTTTTGGGCTTGCTCATTATTCTTCATCAGCGTTTGAGTTAATGGCAGAAGAGCTTTTGATGAGTGACTCTGTTGTTAAG ATATTTGGGGCTCTTCGTATGATTGTCAAAATGAACTTGATGTGGAACTCCGAAATGGTTATAGATGGTGGCAATGATACAATTGTTGCAACATCCTTACTTGAGGCAAGCAATTTAGTGGTTCTCAAG GAATCATCTAGGATCCGTTCTAATGCAAATTTGGGAGTTCATGGACAAGGCTTTCTGAATTTATCTGGACCGGGGAATCTGATTGAAGCTCAGCGTCTAATTCTTTCATTATTTTACAGTGTCAAT GTTGATTCTGGATCTTTGTTACGAGGTCCTTTGGAGAGTGCTGATAGCAAATTaga GACACCACGACTCTACTGCAATCTCCCAGATTGCCCCATTGAGCTAATTTATCCACCTGAAGATTGTAATGTGAACTCTACTTTAGCCTTTACTATTCAG ATATGTCGAGTTGAACAAGTTGTTGTTGAAGGCACCATTACAGGATCCATTATTCATTTCCACTGGGTTAGAGCAATAACCATCCCTTCTTCTGGAGTGATTAGTGCATCTGGGTTGG GTTGCACTAATGGAGTGGGCCAAGGAAAGATATTTGAAAATGGTCTTTCAGGTGGAGGAGGGCATGGCGGAAAAGGTGGGAATGGATATTATAATGGAAATTTCATTGAGGGTGGGGTTGCATATGGAAATGCTGGTTTACCTTGTGAACTTGGCAGCGGTAGTGGAAATGTGAGTTTAGCTGGTGCAACAACAGGTGGTGGTATCATTG TGATGGGTTCAATGGAGCGTTCTTTATTAAGTTTTTCTGTTGATGGCTCACTTAAAGCTGATGGGGAAAGCTTTGGAGAAGATTTGAAAAAACAAAATAGTGGGCCCATCTCAAAATTAGGTCCTGGTGGAGGCTCTGGTGGAACAATTCTTTTATTTGTGCAAACATTGGCACTTGGTGATTCTTCTACCATCTCAACTGTTGGAGGACATGGCAGTCcttatggtggtggtggtggtgggggtgGAAGGATTCACTTTCACTGGTCCGAAATACCAGTAGGGGATGCATATTTACCAATAGCTTATGTGAAAGGAAGAATTCTTACCGA GGGAGGATTTGGTAGAGGTCGTGGTCATTCTGGGCAAAATGGAACGGTTACTGGAAAGGCTTGCCCAAGAGGGCTTTACGGTATCTTCTGTGAG GAATGTCCCATTGGAACTTTTAAGAATGTCAGTGGATCTGATAGAGCCCTTTGTTATGATTGTCCATCTTATGAACTTCCCCACCGTGCTGTATATGTTACTGTTCGAG GTGGTGTTACTGATACTCCCTGTCCATATAAATGCACTGATGATAGATATCACATGCCACGTTGTTATACAGCACTTGAAGAGGTCGTATACACGTTTGGTGGGCCATGGTTATTTGGTTTTATTCTGTTAGGTATTCTCATCTTGTTAGCTCTAGTACTTAGTGTTGCACGAATGAAGTATGTTAGTGGCGACGAGGTACCAGCTATTGTGCCTACTCGTCATGGCTCTCAAATAGATCATTCCTTCCCTTTCCTGGAGTCATTAAATGAG GTTTTGGAAACACACAGAAATGAGGAATCCCGAAATCATGTGCATAGAATGTATTTCCTTGGTCCTAATACTTTTAGTGAACCTTGGCATTTGACTCACTCTCCTCCACAACAAGTAAAAGAAATTGT CCATGAGGATGCATTCAATAGATTTGTGGATGAGATTAATGGTTTAGCGGCTTACCAGTGGTGGGAAGGATCAATCTTCAGCACCCTATCCATCCTTGCATATCCACTTGCATGGTTATGGCTACAACGATGTCGAAAAAGTAAATTACAGCAGCTTCGTGAATATGTTCGCTCAGAGTATGATCATTCTTGCTTACGCTCTTGTCGTTCACGTGCTCTCTATGAAGGACTTAAG GTTGCTGCAACATCTGATTTAATGCTTGCATACATCGACTTTTTCCTAGGTGGAGATGAAAAAAGAGTTGATCTTCCTCTTCGTCTTCATCAGCGTATTCCAGTGTCTTTAGTTTTTGGAGGAGATGGAAGTTACATGGCTCCTTTCTCTATTCAAAGTGACAACATTTTAACTAGCCTCATGAGTCAG TCTATCCCACCTACCATTTGGTATCGACTTGTGGCTGGTTTAAATGCTCAACTGCGCTTAGTACGTCGTGGACACTTAAAAGTAACCTTTAGTCATGTCATCAGCTGGCTTGAAACACATGCGAACCCTACCTTAAAGGCCTACGGTGTACATGTTGATCTTGCATGGTTTCAACCTACAGCATCTGAATATCGTCAGTTTGGACTTGTGATAGCTGCGGCTGAAAAGGAGGATGTGCTAGCAGCACAAGAAAATCAACATATCTCATTGCTTCCTGGGCAAGAAGG GGTGCCAAGATTTGATAGGGATGATCAACTGGACAATTTGAGTGGCAACGAACATTTTATGACTCATAAAAGGTTTTTTGGAGGAATTTTGCAAACCAAGAACTTAACACCGCTGGAAGAGAAGACGTCCATTTTTTATCCCTTTTCTTTCATAATTTATAACACTAAACCTGTTGGACACCAG GATCTTGTTGGTTTGGTCATCTCTATTCTGCTTCTAGGAGATTTTAGCCTAGTCTTCCTCACTTTGCTGCAACAGTATTCAATCTCGTTGCTCAACTTCTTCTTTGTACTATTTATCCTTCCCCTTGGTCTTCTTTTTCCCTTTCCAGCTGGAATCAGTGCTTTGTTTAGTCAAGGACCTAGACGATCAGCAGGTCTTGCACGTTTGTATGCTCTTTGGAATGTCACATCCATGATTAATGTT GTGGTTGCTTTTATTTGTGGACTGCTTCATTATACAGCTCACTCGAGTAAAAAGCGTCCTGACTTTCAGTCCTGGAGTTTTAGCAT GGATGAAAGTGAATGGTGGGTGCTTCCTTCAGGATTGGCAGTGTGTAAAATTATCCAAGCACGGCTTATCGATCGCCATGTGGCTAACCAGGAAATTCAGGATCACTACTTGTACAGCAATGACCCAGATGTGTTTTGGCAGTCATGA
- the LOC133797151 gene encoding uncharacterized protein LOC133797151 isoform X2 yields the protein MDANLLTWTGSGRISAAGGNGFAGGGGGRVSINVFSRHDTTQFLIHGGRSLGCPENSGGAGTYYDAVPRILIVSNHNKTTQTDTLLMDFPKQPLWTNVYIQNHAKALVPLFWSRVQVQGQIRLTCGATLSFGLAHYSSSAFELMAEELLMSDSVVKIFGALRMIVKMNLMWNSEMVIDGGNDTIVATSLLEASNLVVLKESSRIRSNANLGVHGQGFLNLSGPGNLIEAQRLILSLFYSVNVDSGSLLRGPLESADSKLETPRLYCNLPDCPIELIYPPEDCNVNSTLAFTIQICRVEQVVVEGTITGSIIHFHWVRAITIPSSGVISASGLGCTNGVGQGKIFENGLSGGGGHGGKGGNGYYNGNFIEGGVAYGNAGLPCELGSGSGNVSLAGATTGGGIIVMGSMERSLLSFSVDGSLKADGESFGEDLKKQNSGPISKLGPGGGSGGTILLFVQTLALGDSSTISTVGGHGSPYGGGGGGGGRIHFHWSEIPVGDAYLPIAYVKGRILTEGGFGRGRGHSGQNGTVTGKACPRGLYGIFCEECPIGTFKNVSGSDRALCYDCPSYELPHRAVYVTVRGGVTDTPCPYKCTDDRYHMPRCYTALEEVVYTFGGPWLFGFILLGILILLALVLSVARMKYVSGDEVPAIVPTRHGSQIDHSFPFLESLNEVLETHRNEESRNHVHRMYFLGPNTFSEPWHLTHSPPQQVKEIVHEDAFNRFVDEINGLAAYQWWEGSIFSTLSILAYPLAWLWLQRCRKSKLQQLREYVRSEYDHSCLRSCRSRALYEGLKVAATSDLMLAYIDFFLGGDEKRVDLPLRLHQRIPVSLVFGGDGSYMAPFSIQSDNILTSLMSQSIPPTIWYRLVAGLNAQLRLVRRGHLKVTFSHVISWLETHANPTLKAYGVHVDLAWFQPTASEYRQFGLVIAAAEKEDVLAAQENQHISLLPGQEGVPRFDRDDQLDNLSGNEHFMTHKRFFGGILQTKNLTPLEEKTSIFYPFSFIIYNTKPVGHQDLVGLVISILLLGDFSLVFLTLLQQYSISLLNFFFVLFILPLGLLFPFPAGISALFSQGPRRSAGLARLYALWNVTSMINVVVAFICGLLHYTAHSSKKRPDFQSWSFSMDESEWWVLPSGLAVCKIIQARLIDRHVANQEIQDHYLYSNDPDVFWQS from the exons ATGGATGCAAATTTATTAACTTG GACTGGAAGTGGCAGGATAAGTGCAGCTGGGGGTAATGGATTTGCTGGAGGTGGAGGTGGAAGAGTTTCGATCAATGTTTTCAGCAGGCATGATACTACACAATTCCTAATACATG GAGGAAGGAGTTTAGGCTGTCCTGAAAACTCAGGTGGTGCAGGGACTTATTATGATGCTGTGCCTCGAATTCTTATAGTTAGCAATCACAACAAGACCACACAGACTGACACGCTTCTGATGGATTTTCCTAAGCAGCCACTTTGGACAAATGTTTATATTCAAAATCATGCCAAGGCTTTGGTTCCTCTATTCTGGAGCCGTGTTCAG GTTCAAGGACAAATTCGTTTGACATGTGGCGCAACTTTGAGTTTTGGGCTTGCTCATTATTCTTCATCAGCGTTTGAGTTAATGGCAGAAGAGCTTTTGATGAGTGACTCTGTTGTTAAG ATATTTGGGGCTCTTCGTATGATTGTCAAAATGAACTTGATGTGGAACTCCGAAATGGTTATAGATGGTGGCAATGATACAATTGTTGCAACATCCTTACTTGAGGCAAGCAATTTAGTGGTTCTCAAG GAATCATCTAGGATCCGTTCTAATGCAAATTTGGGAGTTCATGGACAAGGCTTTCTGAATTTATCTGGACCGGGGAATCTGATTGAAGCTCAGCGTCTAATTCTTTCATTATTTTACAGTGTCAAT GTTGATTCTGGATCTTTGTTACGAGGTCCTTTGGAGAGTGCTGATAGCAAATTaga GACACCACGACTCTACTGCAATCTCCCAGATTGCCCCATTGAGCTAATTTATCCACCTGAAGATTGTAATGTGAACTCTACTTTAGCCTTTACTATTCAG ATATGTCGAGTTGAACAAGTTGTTGTTGAAGGCACCATTACAGGATCCATTATTCATTTCCACTGGGTTAGAGCAATAACCATCCCTTCTTCTGGAGTGATTAGTGCATCTGGGTTGG GTTGCACTAATGGAGTGGGCCAAGGAAAGATATTTGAAAATGGTCTTTCAGGTGGAGGAGGGCATGGCGGAAAAGGTGGGAATGGATATTATAATGGAAATTTCATTGAGGGTGGGGTTGCATATGGAAATGCTGGTTTACCTTGTGAACTTGGCAGCGGTAGTGGAAATGTGAGTTTAGCTGGTGCAACAACAGGTGGTGGTATCATTG TGATGGGTTCAATGGAGCGTTCTTTATTAAGTTTTTCTGTTGATGGCTCACTTAAAGCTGATGGGGAAAGCTTTGGAGAAGATTTGAAAAAACAAAATAGTGGGCCCATCTCAAAATTAGGTCCTGGTGGAGGCTCTGGTGGAACAATTCTTTTATTTGTGCAAACATTGGCACTTGGTGATTCTTCTACCATCTCAACTGTTGGAGGACATGGCAGTCcttatggtggtggtggtggtgggggtgGAAGGATTCACTTTCACTGGTCCGAAATACCAGTAGGGGATGCATATTTACCAATAGCTTATGTGAAAGGAAGAATTCTTACCGA GGGAGGATTTGGTAGAGGTCGTGGTCATTCTGGGCAAAATGGAACGGTTACTGGAAAGGCTTGCCCAAGAGGGCTTTACGGTATCTTCTGTGAG GAATGTCCCATTGGAACTTTTAAGAATGTCAGTGGATCTGATAGAGCCCTTTGTTATGATTGTCCATCTTATGAACTTCCCCACCGTGCTGTATATGTTACTGTTCGAG GTGGTGTTACTGATACTCCCTGTCCATATAAATGCACTGATGATAGATATCACATGCCACGTTGTTATACAGCACTTGAAGAGGTCGTATACACGTTTGGTGGGCCATGGTTATTTGGTTTTATTCTGTTAGGTATTCTCATCTTGTTAGCTCTAGTACTTAGTGTTGCACGAATGAAGTATGTTAGTGGCGACGAGGTACCAGCTATTGTGCCTACTCGTCATGGCTCTCAAATAGATCATTCCTTCCCTTTCCTGGAGTCATTAAATGAG GTTTTGGAAACACACAGAAATGAGGAATCCCGAAATCATGTGCATAGAATGTATTTCCTTGGTCCTAATACTTTTAGTGAACCTTGGCATTTGACTCACTCTCCTCCACAACAAGTAAAAGAAATTGT CCATGAGGATGCATTCAATAGATTTGTGGATGAGATTAATGGTTTAGCGGCTTACCAGTGGTGGGAAGGATCAATCTTCAGCACCCTATCCATCCTTGCATATCCACTTGCATGGTTATGGCTACAACGATGTCGAAAAAGTAAATTACAGCAGCTTCGTGAATATGTTCGCTCAGAGTATGATCATTCTTGCTTACGCTCTTGTCGTTCACGTGCTCTCTATGAAGGACTTAAG GTTGCTGCAACATCTGATTTAATGCTTGCATACATCGACTTTTTCCTAGGTGGAGATGAAAAAAGAGTTGATCTTCCTCTTCGTCTTCATCAGCGTATTCCAGTGTCTTTAGTTTTTGGAGGAGATGGAAGTTACATGGCTCCTTTCTCTATTCAAAGTGACAACATTTTAACTAGCCTCATGAGTCAG TCTATCCCACCTACCATTTGGTATCGACTTGTGGCTGGTTTAAATGCTCAACTGCGCTTAGTACGTCGTGGACACTTAAAAGTAACCTTTAGTCATGTCATCAGCTGGCTTGAAACACATGCGAACCCTACCTTAAAGGCCTACGGTGTACATGTTGATCTTGCATGGTTTCAACCTACAGCATCTGAATATCGTCAGTTTGGACTTGTGATAGCTGCGGCTGAAAAGGAGGATGTGCTAGCAGCACAAGAAAATCAACATATCTCATTGCTTCCTGGGCAAGAAGG GGTGCCAAGATTTGATAGGGATGATCAACTGGACAATTTGAGTGGCAACGAACATTTTATGACTCATAAAAGGTTTTTTGGAGGAATTTTGCAAACCAAGAACTTAACACCGCTGGAAGAGAAGACGTCCATTTTTTATCCCTTTTCTTTCATAATTTATAACACTAAACCTGTTGGACACCAG GATCTTGTTGGTTTGGTCATCTCTATTCTGCTTCTAGGAGATTTTAGCCTAGTCTTCCTCACTTTGCTGCAACAGTATTCAATCTCGTTGCTCAACTTCTTCTTTGTACTATTTATCCTTCCCCTTGGTCTTCTTTTTCCCTTTCCAGCTGGAATCAGTGCTTTGTTTAGTCAAGGACCTAGACGATCAGCAGGTCTTGCACGTTTGTATGCTCTTTGGAATGTCACATCCATGATTAATGTT GTGGTTGCTTTTATTTGTGGACTGCTTCATTATACAGCTCACTCGAGTAAAAAGCGTCCTGACTTTCAGTCCTGGAGTTTTAGCAT GGATGAAAGTGAATGGTGGGTGCTTCCTTCAGGATTGGCAGTGTGTAAAATTATCCAAGCACGGCTTATCGATCGCCATGTGGCTAACCAGGAAATTCAGGATCACTACTTGTACAGCAATGACCCAGATGTGTTTTGGCAGTCATGA
- the LOC133795376 gene encoding glutathione S-transferase T3-like, giving the protein MEKSSIDLNRETSSTSVSETQPEHGVEGLENVVLHNEDESRHKCKVKWSKEATILLISGWLNTSKDVIVENDQTSTHFWARIAEYYNTNQKGEQARIRSGWFDEQILENAHRLYKSENNNSNFLLVNCWRLLKDEPKWNIMYQPKGGKRTKVSESGAFTSSSNADIDDDEVREVCPTGQKAAKRKWKEKKDTC; this is encoded by the exons ATGGAAAAGTCTAGTATTGATTTGAATCGTGAAACATCATCGACATCTGTCTCTGAAACCCAACCTGAACATGGTGTTGAAGGGTTGGAAAATGTAGTTCTACACAATGAAGATGAATCAAGGCATAAATGTAAAGTCAAATGGAGCAAGGAAGCCACTATACTTCTGATAAGTGGATGGCTTAATACATCTAAGGATGTCATTGTGGAGAATGACCAAACTTCTACACATTTCTGGGCTCGGATCGCAGAATACTACAACACCAACCAAAAAGGCGAGCAAGCAAGAATTAGAAG TGGTTGGTTTGATGAGCAAATTCTTGAGAATGCACATCGATTGTACAAATCTGAAAATAACAACTCAAATTTTCTGCTTGTGAACTGTTGGAGATTGCTAAAGGACGAGCCGAAATGGAATATAATGTATCAACCAAAAGGTGGTAAGAGAACAAAGGTGTCAGAATCAGGGGCatttacttcttcttccaatgcagaCATCGATGATGATGAAGTACGTGAAGTGTGCCCTACTGGCCAAAAGGCAGCAAAGAGAAAATGGAAGGAAAAAAAAGACACGTGCTAG